A genomic segment from Streptomyces sp. NBC_00654 encodes:
- the rpsP gene encoding 30S ribosomal protein S16: protein MAVKIKLKRLGKIRSPHYRIVVADSRTRRDGRAIEEIGLYHPVQNPSRIEVNSERAQYWLSVGAQPTEPVLAILKLTGDWQAHKGLPAPAPLLQPEPKADKRALFEALSSDGDEAKGEAITQKAKKADKKADEAADAAASTESTEA, encoded by the coding sequence GTGGCAGTCAAGATCAAGCTGAAGCGTCTGGGCAAGATCCGTTCGCCTCACTACCGCATCGTCGTCGCCGACTCCCGTACCCGCCGTGACGGCCGGGCCATCGAGGAGATCGGCCTGTACCACCCGGTGCAGAACCCGTCGCGCATCGAGGTCAACTCGGAGCGTGCGCAGTACTGGCTGTCCGTCGGCGCCCAGCCGACCGAGCCGGTTCTCGCGATCCTGAAGCTCACCGGTGACTGGCAGGCCCACAAGGGTCTTCCGGCCCCGGCGCCGCTGCTGCAGCCCGAGCCCAAGGCTGACAAGCGCGCTCTGTTCGAGGCCCTGTCCTCGGACGGCGACGAGGCCAAGGGTGAGGCCATCACCCAGAAGGCCAAGAAGGCCGACAAGAAGGCGGACGAGGCGGCTGACGCTGCCGCGTCCACCGAGTCGACCGAGGCCTGA
- the lepB gene encoding signal peptidase I: MDTEAQHTERDLSSGPGNGPEEGSRFSRTRDRSAPPMSWRRAAALGAVCTVVLLLFSAYVIQPFLIPSGSMEPTLRVGDRVLVNKLAYRFGSGPERGDVVVFDGTGSFVQENAEENAVAGLLRGAAASLGLTEPAATDFVKRVVGVGGDRVVCCDKRGRIEVNGRPLDERYVHPGDVPSQVPFDIVVPMGTLWMMGDHRGSSRDSRDHLGQPGGGMVPVDMVIGRVDWLGWPLGRLGSLPGTDAFAGVPEPAGAHG, from the coding sequence ATGGACACGGAAGCACAGCACACGGAGCGCGATCTCTCCTCCGGACCCGGGAACGGGCCGGAGGAGGGGTCGCGCTTCTCGCGTACCCGGGACCGTTCGGCCCCGCCGATGTCCTGGCGCCGGGCAGCCGCCCTGGGGGCCGTCTGCACCGTCGTCCTGCTGCTGTTCAGCGCGTATGTGATCCAGCCCTTCCTGATCCCCAGCGGCTCGATGGAGCCCACCCTGCGGGTCGGGGACCGGGTGCTCGTCAACAAACTGGCGTACCGGTTCGGCTCCGGGCCGGAGCGCGGCGACGTGGTGGTGTTCGACGGGACCGGCTCCTTCGTCCAGGAGAACGCCGAGGAGAACGCCGTCGCCGGGCTGCTGCGCGGCGCGGCCGCGTCCCTGGGGCTGACCGAACCCGCCGCGACCGACTTCGTGAAGCGTGTGGTGGGCGTGGGGGGCGACCGGGTGGTCTGCTGCGACAAGCGGGGCCGGATCGAGGTGAACGGCCGGCCGCTGGACGAGCGGTATGTGCACCCCGGGGACGTGCCTTCCCAGGTGCCCTTCGACATCGTCGTGCCCATGGGCACCCTGTGGATGATGGGCGACCACCGCGGCAGTTCGCGCGACTCCCGGGACCACCTGGGGCAGCCCGGCGGCGGCATGGTCCCCGTCGACATGGTGATCGGGCGGGTCGACTGGCTGGGCTGGCCGCTGGGGCGGCTGGGGTCACTGCCGGGCACCGACGCCTTCGCCGGGGTGCCGGAGCCTGCCGGAGCCCATGGGTAA
- the ftsH gene encoding ATP-dependent zinc metalloprotease FtsH gives MTNPVPPRDRTDQPWRSEGAPPPQPPGRKMPGGWGGLLLTALAVYLIANLVLSFFNGDDEPTIAYTEFSKQVTAGNVSKIYSKGDAIQGQLKKETKVPGKDDKYTKFTTQRPAFADDDLWAELTEDDVTVTAEPVVQQRSFLANLLISLAPMLLLVLLWVVIARRMRGGLGGGMGGLGRKPPPKPVELEGRKRTTFEDVAGIDEVEGELNDVVDFLKNPQEYAKMGARMPGGVLLAGPPGTGKTLLARAVAGEAGVPFFSASASEFIEMIVGVGAGRVRELFAEARKVAPAIIFIDEIDTIGRARGGGSGMGGHDEREQTLNQILTEMDGFSGSEGVVVLAATNRADVLDPALTRPGRFDRIVQVSPPDKGGREAILRIHTRQIPLAGDVNLAQVARITPGMTGADLANLANEAALLAVKRKQTEVSQSDLSDALEKVQLGAERPLVMPDEERRRTAYHESGHALLGMLQPGADPVRKITIVPRGRALGVTLSTPDIDKYAYTEEYLRGRIIGALGGMAAEHVVYDVITTGAESDLEQVTSLARGMVGRWGMSDRIGRLTAIPADAQQAYGLSAAPATLDAVDAEMRRIVDECYEDACRLLRENRDKLDSLAEALMANETLDEAAAYRAAGVTRLDKPDGGAS, from the coding sequence GTGACCAACCCCGTACCTCCGCGCGATCGGACGGACCAGCCATGGCGCTCCGAGGGCGCGCCCCCGCCCCAGCCGCCCGGCCGCAAGATGCCCGGCGGCTGGGGCGGGCTGCTCCTGACCGCTCTGGCCGTCTATCTGATCGCCAACCTGGTGCTGTCCTTCTTCAACGGTGACGACGAGCCGACCATCGCGTACACCGAATTCAGCAAGCAGGTCACCGCGGGCAACGTCTCCAAGATCTACTCCAAGGGCGACGCGATCCAGGGGCAGCTCAAGAAGGAGACCAAGGTCCCAGGCAAGGACGACAAGTACACCAAGTTCACCACCCAGCGGCCCGCCTTCGCCGACGACGACCTCTGGGCCGAGCTGACCGAGGACGATGTCACCGTCACCGCCGAACCGGTCGTCCAGCAGCGCAGTTTCCTGGCCAACCTGCTGATCTCGCTCGCCCCGATGCTGCTGCTCGTCCTGCTCTGGGTCGTCATCGCCCGGCGGATGCGCGGCGGGCTCGGCGGCGGCATGGGCGGACTCGGACGCAAGCCCCCGCCCAAGCCGGTCGAACTCGAAGGGCGCAAGCGCACCACCTTCGAGGACGTGGCCGGGATCGACGAGGTCGAGGGCGAGCTCAACGATGTCGTCGACTTCCTCAAGAACCCCCAGGAGTACGCGAAGATGGGCGCCCGGATGCCCGGCGGTGTCCTTCTCGCCGGTCCGCCCGGCACCGGCAAGACGCTCCTGGCCCGAGCCGTGGCGGGCGAGGCCGGGGTGCCGTTCTTCTCCGCGTCCGCCTCCGAGTTCATCGAGATGATCGTGGGCGTCGGGGCCGGCCGGGTGCGTGAACTCTTCGCCGAGGCCCGCAAGGTCGCCCCCGCCATCATCTTCATCGACGAGATCGACACCATCGGCCGGGCGCGCGGCGGCGGCTCCGGCATGGGCGGCCACGACGAGCGCGAACAGACCCTCAATCAGATCCTCACCGAGATGGACGGCTTCTCCGGCTCCGAAGGCGTCGTCGTGCTCGCCGCCACCAACCGCGCCGACGTCCTGGACCCCGCCCTCACCCGGCCCGGCCGCTTCGACCGGATCGTGCAGGTCAGCCCGCCGGACAAGGGCGGCCGGGAGGCGATTCTCAGGATCCACACCCGGCAGATCCCGCTCGCCGGGGACGTCAACCTGGCCCAGGTCGCCCGGATCACCCCCGGCATGACGGGCGCCGACCTCGCCAATCTGGCCAACGAGGCCGCCCTGCTCGCCGTCAAACGCAAGCAGACCGAGGTCAGCCAGTCCGACCTGTCCGACGCCCTGGAGAAGGTCCAGCTCGGTGCCGAGCGTCCGCTCGTCATGCCCGACGAGGAGCGCCGCAGGACCGCCTACCACGAGAGCGGCCACGCGCTCCTCGGCATGCTCCAGCCCGGCGCCGACCCGGTGCGCAAGATCACCATCGTGCCGCGCGGGCGCGCCCTCGGCGTCACCCTCTCGACCCCGGACATCGACAAGTACGCGTACACCGAGGAGTATCTGCGCGGCCGGATCATCGGCGCCCTCGGCGGGATGGCGGCCGAACACGTGGTGTACGACGTGATCACCACCGGTGCGGAGAGCGACCTGGAACAGGTCACCTCCCTGGCCCGCGGCATGGTCGGCCGCTGGGGCATGAGCGACAGGATCGGCCGTCTCACCGCCATCCCCGCCGACGCCCAGCAGGCCTACGGCCTCTCCGCGGCGCCCGCCACCCTCGACGCCGTCGACGCCGAGATGCGCCGCATCGTCGACGAGTGCTACGAGGACGCCTGCCGTCTCCTGCGCGAGAACCGCGACAAGCTCGACTCACTGGCCGAGGCGCTGATGGCGAATGAGACCCTGGACGAGGCGGCGGCCTACCGGGCGGCCGGCGTCACCCGGCTGGACAAGCCGGACGGCGGCGCCTCCTGA
- the rplS gene encoding 50S ribosomal protein L19: protein MASLLDGVNAASLRTDVPSFRPGDTVNVHVRVIEGNRSRIQQFKGVVIRRQGSGVSETFTVRKVSFSVGVERTFPVHSPIFEKIELVTRGDVRRAKLYFLRELRGKAAKIKEKRDN from the coding sequence ATGGCTTCCCTGCTCGATGGCGTCAACGCCGCCTCCCTGCGTACGGACGTTCCGTCCTTCCGCCCCGGTGACACCGTCAACGTCCACGTGCGCGTGATCGAGGGCAACCGCTCCCGTATCCAGCAGTTCAAGGGTGTTGTCATCCGCCGCCAGGGCTCGGGCGTCAGCGAGACCTTCACGGTCCGCAAGGTCTCCTTCAGCGTCGGTGTCGAGCGCACCTTCCCGGTGCACAGCCCGATCTTCGAGAAGATCGAGCTCGTCACCCGCGGTGACGTCCGTCGCGCCAAGCTGTACTTCCTCCGTGAGCTGCGCGGCAAGGCCGCGAAGATCAAGGAGAAGCGCGACAACTGA
- a CDS encoding class I SAM-dependent methyltransferase, producing MTPTLVRHHRYTDPYADPSLPVDAGTRARDWAEIQERMLAPLYEAVYERLEVGAATRLFSLGCGSGLALLIAASRGARVTGVDTDRERLALARERLLPDPGHPAGPPGGPAAEPAARLAVGGPAAAPPAEGGPYNLITAFHPIGCVAGDSEGLAPALESAVPLAARGAAVVLTGWGPPERCATAAVLRVASRPAGSGPERGGRADSWRAARRDDLEEVAARAGLRPDGSGRVSCPFGYADLDSAVRGLLSTGLFDTAARAADRAPVEKEVARALRPYQRPDGTVWMPNVFRYLVCLV from the coding sequence ATGACACCAACGCTCGTCCGGCATCACCGGTACACGGATCCGTACGCCGATCCGTCCCTCCCGGTGGACGCCGGCACCCGTGCCCGTGACTGGGCCGAGATCCAGGAGCGGATGCTGGCGCCGCTGTACGAGGCGGTGTACGAACGGCTGGAGGTCGGGGCCGCCACACGGCTGTTCTCCCTCGGCTGCGGCTCCGGGCTCGCCCTGCTGATCGCCGCGTCCCGGGGGGCGCGGGTCACCGGCGTCGACACCGACCGGGAACGGCTCGCGCTGGCCCGCGAGCGACTGCTGCCCGATCCGGGGCACCCGGCCGGGCCGCCCGGCGGTCCGGCGGCGGAGCCTGCGGCCCGGCTGGCCGTGGGCGGACCCGCGGCGGCGCCCCCGGCGGAGGGTGGACCGTACAACCTGATCACCGCGTTCCACCCGATCGGGTGCGTGGCCGGTGACTCCGAGGGGCTCGCCCCCGCACTGGAGTCCGCCGTACCGCTGGCGGCGCGGGGGGCCGCCGTGGTGCTGACCGGCTGGGGTCCGCCCGAGCGGTGCGCCACCGCCGCGGTGCTGCGGGTGGCGTCACGGCCGGCCGGTTCCGGTCCGGAGCGCGGCGGGCGGGCGGACAGCTGGCGGGCCGCCCGGCGGGACGATCTGGAGGAGGTGGCCGCGCGGGCCGGACTGAGGCCGGACGGCTCCGGCCGGGTGTCATGTCCGTTCGGGTACGCGGACCTGGACAGCGCGGTGCGCGGGCTGCTGTCGACCGGCCTGTTCGACACGGCGGCGCGGGCCGCGGACCGCGCCCCGGTGGAGAAGGAAGTGGCTCGGGCGCTGCGTCCGTATCAGCGGCCGGACGGCACCGTATGGATGCCGAACGTGTTCCGCTATCTCGTGTGCCTGGTCTGA
- a CDS encoding RNA-binding protein, translating into MLEEALEHLVKGIVDNPDDVQVASRTLRRGRVLEVRVHPDDLGKVIGRNGRTARALRTVVGAIGGRGIRVDLVDVDQVR; encoded by the coding sequence ATGCTCGAGGAGGCTCTCGAGCACCTCGTGAAGGGCATCGTCGACAACCCCGACGACGTGCAGGTGGCCTCGCGCACCCTGCGCCGCGGGCGCGTGCTGGAGGTCCGGGTCCACCCCGATGACCTCGGCAAGGTGATCGGCCGCAACGGCCGCACCGCTCGCGCTCTGCGTACCGTCGTGGGCGCCATCGGTGGCCGTGGTATCCGTGTCGACCTCGTCGATGTGGACCAGGTTCGCTGA
- the rimM gene encoding ribosome maturation factor RimM (Essential for efficient processing of 16S rRNA): MQLVVARIGRAHGIKGEVTVEVRTDEPELRLGPGAVLATDPAATGPLTIETGRVHSGRLLLRFEGVRDRTGAEALRNTLLIADVDPAELPEDPEEFYDHQLMDLDVVLADGTEVGRITEISHLPSQDLFIVERPDGSEVMIPFVEEIVTEIDLDEQRAVISPPPGLIDESQAVVASARDDEADGAGAADSAGEAPKGDA, encoded by the coding sequence GTGCAGTTGGTAGTTGCGCGGATCGGCCGCGCCCACGGCATCAAGGGCGAGGTCACCGTCGAGGTACGTACGGACGAGCCGGAGCTGCGGCTCGGGCCCGGGGCCGTCCTGGCCACCGATCCGGCCGCGACGGGGCCGCTGACGATCGAGACCGGCCGGGTGCACAGTGGCAGGCTGCTGCTGCGCTTCGAGGGCGTGCGGGACCGTACGGGCGCCGAGGCCCTGCGCAACACTCTCCTGATCGCCGACGTGGACCCGGCGGAACTCCCGGAGGACCCCGAGGAGTTCTACGACCACCAGCTGATGGACCTCGATGTCGTCCTCGCCGACGGCACCGAGGTCGGGCGGATCACGGAGATCAGTCACCTGCCCTCGCAGGACCTGTTCATCGTCGAGCGCCCGGACGGCAGCGAGGTGATGATCCCGTTCGTGGAGGAGATCGTCACCGAGATCGACCTCGACGAGCAGCGCGCGGTCATCTCCCCGCCGCCCGGCCTCATCGACGAGAGCCAGGCCGTGGTGGCCTCCGCCCGCGACGACGAGGCGGACGGTGCCGGTGCGGCGGACAGCGCGGGCGAGGCGCCGAAGGGTGACGCGTAA
- the trmD gene encoding tRNA (guanosine(37)-N1)-methyltransferase TrmD — MRLDVVTIFPEYLEPLNVSLVGKARARGRLDVHVHDLRGWTHDRHNTVDDTPYGGGPGMVMKTEPWGEALDDALADGYEAGAGSPVLVVPTPSGRPFTQELAVELAERPWLIFTPARYEGIDRRVMDEYATRIPVIEVSIGDYVLAGGEAAVLVITEAVARLLPGVLGNAESHRDDSFAPGAMASLLEGPVYTKPPEWRGRGIPDVLLSGHHGRIARWRRDEAFARTALYRPDLIERCEASGFDKKDREILSILGWSPEPGGRFWRRPPAVEE; from the coding sequence ATGCGGCTCGACGTCGTCACGATCTTCCCCGAGTACCTGGAACCGCTGAACGTGTCGCTCGTCGGCAAGGCCCGCGCCCGCGGCCGGCTCGACGTACACGTGCATGATCTGCGCGGCTGGACGCACGACCGGCACAACACGGTGGACGACACCCCCTACGGCGGCGGACCCGGCATGGTCATGAAGACCGAGCCGTGGGGCGAGGCGCTGGACGACGCACTGGCGGACGGGTACGAGGCGGGGGCGGGCTCCCCCGTGCTCGTCGTCCCGACCCCCAGCGGCCGGCCGTTCACCCAGGAACTGGCCGTCGAGCTCGCCGAGCGGCCCTGGCTGATCTTCACCCCGGCCCGCTACGAGGGCATCGACCGCCGGGTGATGGACGAGTACGCCACCCGGATACCGGTCATCGAGGTGTCGATCGGTGACTACGTCCTGGCCGGCGGGGAAGCGGCCGTCCTGGTCATCACGGAGGCCGTGGCCCGGCTGCTGCCCGGGGTGCTAGGGAACGCGGAGTCGCACCGCGACGACTCGTTCGCCCCCGGCGCCATGGCCAGTCTGCTGGAGGGGCCGGTCTACACCAAGCCGCCCGAGTGGCGCGGCCGGGGCATCCCGGACGTCCTGCTCAGCGGTCATCACGGCAGGATCGCGCGCTGGCGGCGGGACGAGGCCTTCGCCCGTACCGCCCTGTACCGGCCCGACCTCATCGAGCGCTGCGAGGCGAGCGGCTTCGACAAGAAGGACCGCGAGATCCTCTCGATCCTCGGCTGGTCACCGGAGCCGGGCGGCCGATTTTGGCGCAGGCCCCCGGCCGTGGAAGAATAG